Below is a genomic region from Deltaproteobacteria bacterium.
CCCGCCTGCGCCGCGGCCTGCCCGCGCAAGGCGATCTACAAACGCGACGAGGACGGCATCGTGCTCGTCGATCAGGAGCGTTGCCGCGGCTACCAGGAGTGCGTGAAGGCGTGCCCGTACAAGAAAGTCTTTTACAACGTCATCGGCCGCGCGAGTGAAAAGTGCATCGGCTGCTTCCCGCGCGTCGAGGAGGGCAAGGTCGCGCTGTGCGTCGAGTCGTGCATCGGCAAGATCCGCCTGCACGGATTCCTGACCACGCAGGACGAGCCGCGCGAAGACAACCCCTTCGACTACATCGTCAAGATCCGCAAGCTCGCGCTGCCGCTCTACCCGCAGTTCGGCACCGGCCCGAACGTGTACTACATCCCGCCGATCCACGTGCCCGACGGATTTCTGGAGATGATGTTCGGACCGGGCGTGGAGGAGTCGAAGGAACTCTACCGCAACCTGAAAAACGATAAAAAACTGTTGGGCGCGCTCATGCTCTTCGGGTCGACCGAGTACATGATCGACCGGTTCGAGGTGCAGGGCGACGAGGTGGTCGGCTGGAACGACAAGGGCGAGGAAGTCACCCGCGTGCCGTTCACCGAGCCGACGGTTATCCGCGACCACCGCGACGAGCGCTTCGGCGCCTTCCGTCACAACACGAACTAAGGGGCAAACGATGTCGATGCGAACCATCATCGGCGGTTGTGTCGCGCTGATCGCGCTTGCGTTCGCCACCGCGTGCGCGTCGACCTCCGCGCCCGAGGCGGCGCTGGAAGACGCCGGCGCGCCGGTCGCCAAAGCCCCGTGGCCGCCCGCGGGCTCGTTCCCGTCCATCGCGCCGACGCAGGCGGACAAGCTCGTCGTCGTTCGTGCCAAGGCTGACCTGGCGACGGACAATCCCTACGCCGAGTATTGGAACAACGTCCCGGCGTATCGCGTCCCCGTCATCCCGCAGCTCATCACCGCGCCGCAACTCCTGCCCGAGCAGACGGCCGTTCAACAAATCGACGTGCAGGCCGTGACCGACGGCAAGACGATCGCATGGCGGCTCACCTGGGCCGACGCCACCGCCGACGGCAACGTCGACACGGCGCGGTTTACCGACGGCGTCGCGATGCAGTTTCCGCTCGATCCCGGCGCCGCGCCCATGATGGGCCACCGCGAAACCGGCAAGGTGCAGATCGTTCACTGGAAAGCCCTGTGGCAGAAGGATCTCGACGTGGGATTCCAGGACGTGCAGGACCTGCATCCGAATTACTGGAGCGACCTCTACTGGTTCGCGGAAGGGAAGTTCCCTTATCCCGTTCCGACGGCCTTCAAGGACCCGCGCTCGCTGCAGTGGTTTGTCGCCAATCAGGCGGGCAACCCGTTGGCGGTGTTCTCGCGCACGCAGCCGGCGGAAGAGCTGATCGCGGAAGGATTCGGCACGCTCACGCACCAGAAAGATTCCGTCTCGCGAGCCAAGGGCGTGTGGGCCAACGGCACGTGGTCGGTCGTCATCTCGCGGCCGATCGCATCGACCGATCCGCTCGACTACCAGTTCCAGCTCGGCGGCGCGGGTCAGGTGTCGTTCGCGGTGTGGGAAGGCACGCACGAAAACGTCGGCGGGCGCAAGCACTGGACGAACTGGGTGCCCTTCGAGGTGCAACCGTGACGGAGGCAGTTTTCAACAACCT
It encodes:
- a CDS encoding dehydrogenase, whose translation is MAKRMNWQIGREMDYPYDSTPPKRQVAYIFDTNKCIECQTCTVACKTCWTSGKGQEHIFYNNVETKPYGGYPLAWDQKLLDMQGPGEWRKVTYLGNTVFENHSPLDPPIGHRPVIEDYAAPNIGEDDTTGLLERGGFFDGVHPHWMFYLARICNHCDNPACAAACPRKAIYKRDEDGIVLVDQERCRGYQECVKACPYKKVFYNVIGRASEKCIGCFPRVEEGKVALCVESCIGKIRLHGFLTTQDEPREDNPFDYIVKIRKLALPLYPQFGTGPNVYYIPPIHVPDGFLEMMFGPGVEESKELYRNLKNDKKLLGALMLFGSTEYMIDRFEVQGDEVVGWNDKGEEVTRVPFTEPTVIRDHRDERFGAFRHNTN